In Elaeis guineensis isolate ETL-2024a chromosome 1, EG11, whole genome shotgun sequence, a genomic segment contains:
- the LOC105040138 gene encoding putative mannan endo-1,4-beta-mannosidase 9, with protein sequence MQGNRFFCSFSLLILLLAVAFGHGRAHGGGGFVTTNGTGFVMNGRPFYSNGFNAYWLMYMASDPAGRSKVSSAFQQASSHGMKVVRTWAFSDGGHKALQCSPGSYDENMFQGLDFVISEARKYGVYLILSLVNNHEDFGGKRQYVRWARDEGRSTGSDDDFFQNDVVKSFYKNHVKTILTRNNTMTGMAYRDDPTIFAWELINEPRCQSDLSGRILQDWITEMAAYVKSIDSRHLLEVGAEGFYGDSIFGRKQFNPGGCEVGTDFIANNQIPEIDFATIHAYPDQWIPGSSEQAQLVFLQHWIQSHIGDADAVVRKPLVITEFGKSSRLSGYTVRKRDTMYRMVYNSIYASARSGGPCRGGLFWQLLIQGMDGFRDGYEIIFSECPLIENIISRQSRRTSSLISTPYTHQRREHFIQKQQQGSCK encoded by the exons ATGCAAGGAAACCGATTCTTCTGCAGCTTCTCTCTCCTGATTCTGCTGCTAGCTGTAGCTTTTGGACATGGTAGAGCTCACGGTGGCGGAGGTTTCGTGACGACCAACGGAACGGGCTTCGTCATGAACGGGCGCCCGTTCTACTCGAATGGCTTCAATGCTTATTGGTTGATGTACATGGCGTCCGACCCGGCGGGAAGGAGCAAggtatcatctgctttccaacaGGCCTCCAGCCATGGGATGAAGGTGGTCAGGACTTGGGCTTTTAGTGATGGCGGACATAAAGCCCTGCAATGCTCTCCGGGCTCTTACGATGAGAATATGTTCCAG GGATTAGACTTTGTGATTTCTGAGGCCAGAAAGTATGGGGTCTACCTGATACTGAGTTTGGTCAACAACCATGAAGATTTCGGGGGAAAGAGACAATACGTGCGGTGGGCAAGGGACGAGGGCCGGTCTACGGGCTCTGATGATGACTTCTTCCAGAATGATGTTGTCAAGTCTTTCTACAAAAACCACGTCAAG ACAATCCTCACTAGGAACAACACAATGACAGGAATGGCGTACAGGGATGATCCAACCATCTTCGCATGGGAACTCATTAACGAGCCCCGGTGCCAAAGTGACCTCTCTGGCAGAATCCTACAG GATTGGATTACTGAGATGGCTGCTTACGTCAAGTCCATAGACAGCCGGCATCTGCTTGAAGTTGGAGCTGAAGGGTTCTATGGAGATTCGATTTTTGGAAGGAAGCAATTCAACCCTGGGGGCTGCGAGGTTGGTACAGATTTCATCGCCAACAATCAGATCCCCGAAATTGATTTCGCCACCATTCATGCGTACCCTGATCAGTG GATCCCAGGATCAAGTGAGCAGGCTCAGTTGGTTTTCCTCCAGCATTGGATACAATCCCACATTGGAGATGCAGATGCAGTTGTGAGGAAGCCACTAGTCATTACGGAGTTCGGCAAGTCCTCCAGGCTTTCAGGCTACACGGTTCGCAAGAGAGACACCATGTATCGGATGGTGTACAACTCAATATATGCATCAGCCAGAAGTGGCGGCCCCTGCAGAGGTGGCCTATTCTGGCAGCTGTTGATTCAGGGGATGGATGGCTTCAGAGATGGCTATGAGATCATATTTTCTGAATGCCCCCTCATTGAAAATATCATCTCTCGGCAATCCCGTAGGACCTCAAGCCTAATAAGCACCCCATATACACATCAAAGACGTGAACATTTCATTCAGAAACAACAGCAAGGGAGCTGCAAGTAG